In the Magnolia sinica isolate HGM2019 chromosome 15, MsV1, whole genome shotgun sequence genome, one interval contains:
- the LOC131226970 gene encoding uncharacterized protein LOC131226970, translating into MASPLATTVDLPSSSTTRAVRVSDIPLLDLVETSNFITCQVPEPFDDATFTNTELLEYTDSLGEPIDIAVGQTFKDKNRCQYVLSHFAIRNKFQYRGVLFITMALDGDNHIFPFVFDIGESENKNSWNWFLNYPNHTLGFLSGRVIISDRHKGLMKEVPQVFPYAIHGYYAYHIYRNLVDTFKDKSLEMYYWRAVETCRMVEFEKLIHDIEMANPPVHAWLREIGYEKWASSHFTGKRFNLVTTNIAECVNSLFKEAREYPVTKLIEAVRFKIQELFYKRREFATSFVSPLTPWVEEQLKDLV; encoded by the exons ATGGCATCGCCTTTAGCAACAACAGTAGATCTaccatcatcatccaccacccgAGCTGTACGTGTAAGTGACATTCCGCTTCTAGATCTTGTtgaaacatcaaacttcatcacTTGTCAAGTTCCCGAGCCATTTGATGATGCTACATTCACCAATACAGAACTGCTGGAATATACGGATTCGTTAGGTGAACCGATTGATATAGCCGTTGGgcaaacgtttaaggacaagaATCGGTGCCAGTATGTTTTGAGCCACTTTGCAATTCGCAATAAGTTTCAGTATAGG ggtgttctattcatcaCCATGGCCTTAGAcggggacaatcatatatttccatTTGTGTTTGACATCGGGGAATCAGAGAACAAGAACAGCTGGAATTGGTTCCTTAACTACCCCAACCATACGTTAGGGTTTCTTTCGGGTCGTGTGATAATATCCGACCGACACaaaggtttaatgaaagaggTTCCTCAAGTCTTCCCATATGCAATCCATGGCTACTACGCGTACCATATCtatagaaacttggtggacacctttaaaGACAAGTCATTGGAGATGTACTACTGGCGGGCTGTGGAGACATGTAGAATGGTTGAATTTGAAAAGTTAATACATGATATTGAAATGGCCAATCCCCCAGTTCATGCATGGTTAAGAGAAATCGGGTACGAAAAATGGGCGTCTTCACACTTTACAGGTAAAAGATTCAACCTGGTCACTACAAACATAGCCGAGTGTGTCAATtccctcttcaaagaagcacgtGAATACCCCGTTACGAAATTGATAGAGGCGGTAAGATTTAAGATACAAGAATTATTTTACAAGAGAAGAGAATTTGCAACATCATTTGTAAGTCCGTTGACACCATGGGTGGAGGAACAATTAAAGGATCTTGTATAG